In Anopheles gambiae chromosome 2, idAnoGambNW_F1_1, whole genome shotgun sequence, a single window of DNA contains:
- the LOC133391360 gene encoding transcriptional regulator Kaiso-like has protein sequence MVELYTIICGSQHCTSLTAVLPKLLAQEKLCDVTLLCSGGNIKAHQIILAAGSSYFEDMFVQNPHPHPIVHLPNVEVNEMQNMVKFIYHGKITLPMNDLPDFILKAQSFQVRRLLGVKYVHIVKSSEYIMGNLSGDEDTVQISISELLETNGNYPTPECNSVDNAHKTLHVVPDVVTQLYGNNTEVDGQLEDSMDDQEYCYIGVEDVQQQQVDQSGEIPSTPEEGTNFATEEMESYVGNDLPSDTTRFLESIERPGTSDQDQTSLQNSPQDPTQQPGTANQAQTSPRLNPGDVNLFVDLSRNIETMHQGGTIQLPDEPVTTNSTVLPPNFVVGRNETSVSNPSSSRTFERPVPSEQQIRIPPMGYRRASHTVVSSTQAKKTLFGMRNRQMSVGYDFASISRTTVLKMHSVRLQMNQAFERVSDTHSRCKICNELVRLTNRHYITHFPSFFICTLCPAIYKKRATLATHYKLKHPELISERM, from the coding sequence atggTTGAACTATATACAATAATTTGTGGTTCACAACACTGCACCAGCTTAACAGCCGTGTTGCCGAAATTGCTTGCGCAAGAAAAATTGTGCGATGTAACCCTGTTGTGCAGTGGAGGAAATATCAAGGCACACCAGATTATTCTAGCTGCCGGAAGCTCTTACTTTGAGGATATGTTCGTCCAAAATCCGCATCCCCACCCCATCGTGCACTTGCCCAACGTGGAGGTaaatgaaatgcaaaacatGGTTAAATTTATATACCATGGCAAGATAACCTTGCCCATGAATGATTTGCCAGACTTCATCTTGAAGGCGCAGAGCTTCCAGGTTCGTAGGTTGCTCGGAGTGAAATACGTGCATATTGTGAAAAGTTCGGAGTATATCATGGGGAATTTGAGCGGTGACGAGGATACGGTCCAGATATCGATAAGTGAGTTGCTTGAAACAAACGGCAACTACCCCACGCCAGAATGCAACAGTGTAGATAATGCACACAAAACTCTTCATGTTGTACCAGACGTTGTAACTCAACTCTACGGAAACAACACGGAAGTGGATGGACAGTTAGAGGATAGTATGGATGATCAGGAGTATTGTTACATCGGTGTGGAggatgtgcagcagcagcaagttgACCAAAGCGGAGAGATACCTTCCACTCCCGAGGAAGGAACGAATTTTGCTACAGAAGAAATGGAATCGTACGTTGGAAATGACCTTCCATCGGATACAACTCGTTTTCTGGAGAGCATCGAACGACCAGGGACTTCCGACCAAGATCAAACATCATTGCAAAACAGTCCTCAAGATCCGACCCAACAACCAGGGACCGCGAATCAAGCTCAAACGTCCCCACGACTCAACCCAGGAGACGTCAACTTGTTTGTTGATCTTTCTAGAAACATTGAAACCATGCATCAGGGCGGAACCATTCAGTTACCAGATGAGCCCGTCACCACCAACTCAACTGTCCTTCCACCGAACTTTGTTGTAGGACGAAATGAAACGAGCGTTTCCAATCCTTCCAGCTCGCGAACGTTCGAAAGGCCTGTACCATCGGAGCAGCAGATTCGCATTCCGCCGATGGGATACCGCCGCGCAAGCCATACGGTAGTCTCATCCACACAGGcgaaaaagacgttgtttggAATGAGGAACAGACAAATGTCCGTCGGATATGACTTTGCCTCGATTTCAAGGACTACTGTTCTAAAAATGCATAGCGTGCGCTTACAAATGAATCAAGCGTTTGAGCGTGTATCAGATACCCATAGCCGGTGCAAGATTTGCAACGAACTGGTCAGACTTACTAACAGACACTACATAACACACTTCCCGAGTTTCTTCATCTGTACATTGTGCCCGGCTATTTACAAGAAAAGGGCAACCTTGGCCACACACTATAAGCTCAAACATCCGGAGTTAATATCGGAACGGATGTAG
- the LOC133391445 gene encoding uncharacterized protein LOC133391445, with translation MFRSLLAPFNKCCSGSPEDAAEDEPQAHDDLTQAVPANIQVDEISPSRAKRMREDEGDNLSVAGCVEMRNWHKDQKQESPIVQDAAVPEGQSIHKKLKPSEEFEMMEMQSGKVATLATENIPTLVTVALDANAEG, from the exons ATGTTCCGTTCACTGTTGGCACCTTTTAACAAATGCTGCTCCGGAAGCCCGGAAGATGCCGCCGAAGATGAGCCACAGGCGCATGATGATTTGACTCAAGCGGTACCAGC AAACATTCAAGTCGATGAAATCTCACCTTCCAGAGCGAAACGCATGCGGGAAGATGAAGGAGACAATTTGAGCGTAGCTGGTTGCGTCGAAATGCGCAATTGGCACAAAGATCAAAAGCAGGAATCTCCCATTGTGCAAGATGCTGCCGTTCCGGAAGGCCAATCTATTCACAAGAAACTCAAACCTTCGGAAGAATTCGAAATGATGGAAATGCAGTCTGGCAAAGTAGCGACGTTGGCGACCGAGAACATCCCGACGTTGGTGACGGTTGCGCTGGATGCCAATGCGGAAGGGTAA
- the LOC133391444 gene encoding uncharacterized protein LOC133391444: MFSRFRSWFAKQRNRCNNCTRCHYAPARSECTGSAEFADAENWTPGARQHSLPRPLFSSFWSKRNINEAVEQAFLKQFLKEHGLYNKHQTIEQRRRLKQLLELEQRTLLLHSEQYNARPDDDEVMSGVHSLQLTTQSNTTSRTCTVEFHSMPFPSPDPTSDTVLSSVGSRRVSSLPTLGLGAMDLPPDEVTAASHPTVAQEVQATERWERILVWKMVVQGDVPPYLETEV, translated from the exons ATGTTTtctcgattccggagctggtTTGCGAAGCAGCGGAACAGGTGCAACAATTGCACCCGGTGCCATTATGCACCAGCACGGTCGGAATGCACAGGATCGGCCGAATTTGCTGATGCAGAAAACTGGACTCCCGGAGCACGTCAACACAG CCTACCCAGACCGCTGTTTAGCAGCTTCTGGTCCAAGCGAAACATTAACGAAGCAGTGGAGCAAGCATTTTTGAAACAGTTCCTCAAGG AGCATGGACTGTACAATAAGCATCAAACCATTGAGCAGCGTCGACGGTTGAAGCAACTGCTCGAACTAGAGCAGCGCACGTTACTGTTGCACAGCGAGCAGTACAATGCACGgccggatgatgatgaggttATGTCCGGGGTGCACTCACTGCAGCTAACCACGCAAAGCAACACCACCAGTCGGACCTGTACGGTTGAGTTTCATTCGATGCCATTCCCCAGCCCCGATCCGACATCTGACACTGTTCTGAGCTCCGTTGGGTCACGCCGAGTCTCCTCCTTGCCGACGCTTGGACTCGGTGCGATGGATCTTCCGCCGGATGAAGTCACAGCAGCTTCGCATCCAACCGTCGCGCAGGAAGTGCAGGCAACGGAACGATGGGAACGAATTCTCGTGTGGAAAATGGTCGTCCAGGGCGATGTTCCGCCATACTTAGAGACGGAGGTTTAA
- the LOC1276132 gene encoding iodotyrosine deiodinase has protein sequence MASYLEDLVDYFLSSSALVTYWNYIFPVLVGLYLAISLYDKHRYGRNKKLRITEPAATEKNGSKLDGIEYVGDLEHADYDPLPALEEKPHVPYAGATVTLAQDPLEAAERFYAIANNRRSVRKFSSRPVDVAIVERCIRAAGTAPSGAHTEPWTFCLVSDPSIKASVREIIEAEEFVNYTQRMAKQWVTDLRPIRTNHVKEYLTEAPHLVLVFKQTYGYKVDGDATAKKQHYYNEISTSIATGMLLCAFQCAGLSSLVTTPLNCGPALRTLLERPPNEKLLVLLPVGYPADDCTVPDLQRKPLENILVRY, from the exons ATGGCCTCCTATCTGGAGGATTTAGTCGACTATTTCCTCAGCAGCTCGGCGCTCGTTACCTACTGGAACTACATCTTCCCCGTGCTGGTGGGACTGTACCTGGCGATCTCCCTGTACGACAAGCACCGGTACGGACGGAACAAGAAGCTGAGAATTACTGAACCGGCGGCAACAGAGAAGAATGGCAGCAAGCTGGACGGTATCGAGTATGTTGGAG ATCTGGAACATGCTGACTACGACCCACTGCCTGCACTGGAGGAGAAACCACACGTCCCGTACGCCGGTGCAACGGTCACACTAGCCCAGGACCCACTAGAGGCAGCCGAACGGTTCTACGCCATCGCCAACAATCGGCGCAGTGTGCGCAAGTTTAGCTCCCGCCCGGTGGATGTGGCCATCGTGGAGCGGTGCATCCGGGCGGCCGGTACGGCGCCAAGCGGTGCCCACACCGAACCGTGGACCTTCTGTCTCGTGTCCGACCCTTCGATCAAGGCGAGCGTGCGCGAGATCATCGAGGCCGAGGAGTTCGTCAACTACACGCAGCGAATGGCCAAACAGTGGGTGACCGATCTGCGGCCCATTCGTACGAACCACGTGAAGGAGTACCTGACCGAGGCGCCCCATCTGGTGCTGGTGTTCAAGCAGACGTACGGCTACAAGGTGGATGGGGACGCCACGGCCAAGAAACAGCACTACTACAACGAAATATCGACCTCGATCGCGACCGGCATGCTGCTGTGCGCGTTCCAGTGTGCCGGGTTGAGCTCGCTCGTTACCACGCCGCTCAACTGTGGCCCTGCCCTGCGCACCCTGCTCGAGCGGCCACCGAACGAaaagctgctggtgctgctgcccgtCGGCTACCCGGCGGACGACTGTACCGTGCCGGATCTGCAGCGGAAACCGCTGGAAAACATCCTGGTGCGCTATTGA
- the LOC1276133 gene encoding CCAAT/enhancer-binding protein gamma, with product MPPKRKSTTDEEDDEYRRKRDRNNQAVKRSRVKSKMKTEETQQRVNDLRLKNQLLEDKIDNQKKELKFLKELFITQAQAKADKLVGINLNELLQDDDNDDNDEDEGEPSKKRAKEQSKGEGSSKSRSRR from the exons ATGCCACCGAAAAGAAAGTCCACCACCGACGAGGAAGACGACGAGTATCGTCGCAAGCGGGACCGTAACAATCAG GCCGTCAAGCGCAGCCGGGTAAAATCTAAAATGAAGACGGAAGAGACGCAGCAGCGTGTGAACGATTTGCGGCTCAAGAACCAGCTGCTGGAAGACAAAATTGACAACCAGAAGAAGGAGCTGAAATTCCTCAAGGAGCTGTTCATCACACAGGCGCAAGCCAAGGCGGACAAGCTTGTCGGTATCAATCTGAACGAGCTGCTCCAGGACGATGATAACGACGATAATGACGAGGACGAAGGGGAGCCCAGCAAAAAACGCGCCAAGGAGCAGTCGAAGGGCGAGGGAAGTAGTAAGAGCAGATCGCGAAGGTAA
- the LOC1276134 gene encoding CCAAT/enhancer-binding protein zeta, with translation MAIGGGKFKKKSDKKRYFEQQADESATPEPQPSEVQARPAKIVFDDEGEQRVVPIDYTAGETGTSSRATGARRKKAHADGEDEDHEGDEDEEEDQLTKLWYNNFESYNLVGEMVDMKDAELAELRNICKVAFEAECRARKRYDPSDAKWLLSALEKGTLRDRANAGALLVQTNPFCHLHALDTLVGMVKPSNKGFLDVVEVLTELMLKSLMPTHRKLITLPMRGTDWKNVQKLQTLEKPIRDQIYAHWHFEDQLREHYFAFVTNLSTILHTGQEPAKLKVIGHVAKLFSNVPELERLLLTALVNKLGDPLRPVASKVLYHLQQIVRRHSAMAFIITGEVEKLLFRNNVAPMAQYYSLSFLAAIGSFGDFPTCQKMINICFSYFKILTEKGEINSRTMQSILTCLRKAIANVKRDVDLAEVVEPGLLDVIYRMIHLADFPIGCQGLSLLLEITERKGYEQDRFYNALYRKLLDPELASIGPRITNVFFYILHRAMQNDPIPERAQAFVKRLLQVAFYFPAARLCGALIVVSKVLRKRKVLLKDGQTPPDVDAVEEDAVEEPKEDLDDQEEDVEGKQDVSKQAENKVHRAPTRYDAFRRASEFAGAQYTLRYELVRYRSHFHPTVQKFAESILANSALTYYGDPLQDFSLGRFLDRFAFKNPKKPKTVKDENGEERLRPQIPGVAMRKSDYAPAGFRALPVNALAKDKCAEDDEFILKFLEQKRLRLQRAQERKKAKGGDDEDEDSDVDSLNDDEFDAYLDQLGVPGGTGQDADMDGGNEVDFMQELEQELAKERKGKQSAGKKSGKNDEDDEDGLDDWDFVDDEDDDDGGDDDSDDDRPRKIRRDGDVREDDGEFSDGGSISLEEDEDEDFDMADLDDDNDNDDVVSDDDAVDEPMPKKRKKLSAKSTGMVSQREFARKLKTSDVNSLFAAADDFSELLEGNVDPLSGDGRGAGKKKGGGGIMKKASKRQFEAHGTEAEVFNQDASSMKQLAWEASRFSDHGRGGGKRFGGRGGGAGRTNFQKRGGGGGGFGRGRGGGKKFAGGGRGGGRSMGRK, from the exons ATGGCGATCGGCGGAGGAAagtttaaaaagaaaagcgacAAAAAGCGCTACTTTGAGCAGCAGGCGGACGAATCAGCAACGCCAGAACCACAGCCGAGTGAAGTGCAAGCCCGTCCGGCCAAAATCGTATTCGACGATGAAGGTGAGCAACGCGTGGTGCCGATTGATTACACGGCTGGCGAAACCGGCACATCGTCGCGTGCTACCGGTGCGAGGCGCAAGAAGGCACATGCGGACGGTGAAGATGAGGACCACGAGGGTGacgaggatgaggaggaggaccAGCTGACCAAGCTGTGGTACAACAACTTCGAATCATACAATCTGGTCGGCGAGATGGTGGACATGAAGGACGCGGAATTGGCGGAACTGCGCAACATCTGCAAGGTGGCATTCGAGGCCGAGTGCCGGGCCCGCAAGCGGTACGATCCGTCCGATGCAAAGTGGCTGCTGAGCGCGCTGGAAAAGGGTACGCTGCGGGACAGGGCCAACGCGGGGGCGCTGCTGGTGCAGACGAACCCGTTCTGCCATCTGCACGCGCTCGACACGCTGGTGGGCATGGTGAAACCGTCCAACAAGGGCTTCCTGGACGTGGTCGAGGTGCTGACCGAGCTGATGCTGAAATCGCTGATGCCCACCCATCGCAAGCTGATCACGCTGCCGATGCGCGGCACGGACTGGAAGAACGTGCAGAAGCTGCAAACGTTGGAGAAGCCCATCCGGGACCAGATTTACGCCCACTGGCACTTTGAGGACCAGCTGCGCGAGCACTACTTCGCGTTCGTCACCAATCTGTCCACCATCCTGCACACCGGCCAGGAGCCGGCCAAGCTGAAGGTGATCGGCCATGTGGCGAAGCTGTTCAGCAACGTGCCGGAGCTggagcggctgctgctgacggCCCTGGTCAACAAGCTGGGCGATCCGTTGCGCCCGGTCGCGTCGAAGGTGCTGTACCATCTGCAGCAGATCGTGCGGCGCCACAGCGCGATGGCATTCATCATTACGGGCGAGGTGGAGAAGCTGCTGTTCCGCAACAATGTCGCCCCGATGGCGCAGTACTATTCGCTCTCCTTTCTCGCCGCGATCGGTTCGTTCGGCGACTTTCCGACCTGCCAGAAGATGATCAACATTTGCTTCTCGTACTTTAAAATTCTCACCGAAAAGGGTGAAATCAACTCGCGCACGATGCAGTCCATCCTGACCTGTCTGCGGAAAGCGATTGCGAACGTGAAGCGGGACGTCGATCTGGCGGAGGTGGTCGAACCGGGGCTGCTGGACGTTATATACCGGATGATCCATCTGGCGGACTTTCCGATCGGTTGCCAGGGactgtcgctgctgctggaaaTTACCGAGCGCAAGGGGTACGAGCAGGACCGGTTCTATAATGCGCTGTACAGGAAGCTGCTCGATCCGGAGCTGGCGTCGATCGGGCCGCGCATAACGAACGTGTTCTTTTACATACTTCACCGGGCGATGCAGAACGATCCCATTCCGGAGCGGGCGCAAGCGTTCGTGAAGCGGCTGCTGCAGGTTGCGTTCTACTTTCCGGCCGCGCGGCTTTGCGGTGCGCTGATCGTGGTCAGTAAGGTGCTGCGCAAGCGCAAGGTTTTGCTGAAGGACGGACAAACGCCTCCGGACGTCGATGCGGTCGAGGAGGATGCTGTGGAGGAGCCGAAGGAAGATCTAGACGACCAGGAGGAGGACGTCGAGGGAAAGCAGGACGTAAGCAAGCAAGCCGAAAACAAGGTACATCGTGCGCCAACGCGTTACGATGCGTTCAGACGGGCGTCGGAGTTTGCGGGCGCCCAGTACACGCTCCGGTACGAGCTGGTACGATATCGGTCACACTTCCATCCCACGgtgcaaaagtttgccgaGAGCATTCTTGCGA ATTCCGCTCTGACGTACTACGGCGATCCGCTGCAGGACTTTTCGCTCGGTCGCTTCCTGGACCGGTTTGCGTTTAAGAATCCGAAAAAGCCCAAAACAGTGAAGGACGAGAATGGGGAGGAACGACTGCGCCCACAGATCCCCGGAGTGGCCATGCGGAAGAGCGACTACGCACCGGCCGGATTCCGCGCCCTGCCAGTCAACGCACTCGCCAAGGATAAGTGTGCCGAGGACGATGAGTTCATTCTCAA GTTCCTGGAGCAGAAGCGGCTTCGCCTCCAGCGTGCCCAAGAGCGCAAAAAGGCCAAGGGCGGGGATGATGAGGACGAGGATTCGGACGTGGATTCGCTTAACGACGATGAGTTCGATGCCTACCTGGACCAGCTCGGTGTGCCGGGCGGCACGGGCCAAGATGCCGATATGGACGGTGGGAACGAGGTTGACTTCATGCAGGAGCTCGAACAGGAGCTGGCCAAGGAACGCAAGGGTAAGCAGTCGGCAGGCAAAAAGTCTGGCAAGAACGACGAGGACGATGAAGATGGGCTGGACGATTGGGACTTTGTGGACGATgaggacgatgacgatggtggcGATGATGATTCGGATGACGATCGTCCACGAAAGATCCGTCGCGATGGTGATGTGCGTGAGGATGATGGCGAGTTTAGCGACGGGGGCAGCATTTCGCTCGAGGAAGATGAGGATGAAGATTTCGACATGGCCGACTtggatgatgataatgataatgatgatgttgtGTCGGATGATGACGCTGTCGACGAGCCGATGCCGAAGAAGCGCAAGAAGCTGTCCGCTAAGTCGACGGGCATGGTGAGCCAGCGTGAGTTCGCGCGCAAGCTGAAGACGTCCGATGTGAACTCGCTGTTCGCGGCGGCCGATGACTTTTCCGAGCTGCTGGAAGGCAACGTTGATCCGTTGAGCGGGGATGGACGCGGTGCCGGCAAGAAGAAGGGTGGCGGTGGAATAATGAAAAAGGCAAGCAAACGACAGTTCGAGGCGCACGGTACGGAGGCCGAGGTGTTCAATCAGGATGCGTCGTCGATGAAGCAGCTTGCCTGGGAAGCGTCCCGGTTTAGTGATCATGGACGAGGCGGCGGAAAGCGTTTCGGTGGACGAGGTGGAGGAGCTGGTAGGACAAATTTCCAGAAgcggggcggcggcggtggtggcttTGGGCGGGGTAGAGGAGGTGGTAAGAAGTTTGCTGGAGGTGGCCGGGGAGGTGGAAGGTCCATGGGACGGAAGTAG